Proteins co-encoded in one Ponticoccus alexandrii genomic window:
- a CDS encoding TRAP transporter large permease, whose protein sequence is MIELVSAALPGAMFLSLVVALFSGAPVAIMLMGISLVFGLLAVWTGDMRLVHATLLPNRIFSGTIENAVLVAAPMFIFMGLIMEKTRIAEDLLLTLQRLMRVVPGGLALAVVLMGTILAAATGIIGASVVMLTALAIPTMVERGYDRGLAAGTVASAGTLGILIPPSVMLVFMGDLLSISLGRLFVAALMPGLLLSGAYVIYIVLRSFLQPSIAPRQPASDEDRAGLWLESLKSVLAPLVMIIAVLGSILGGIATPTEASGVGVCAALLLGALRGRLNRATLSDSMDGSIRSLGMLFFIFVGATAFSYIFRKVGGEHFIVETANALPFGDWGLLMAMMAMIFVMGFFFDWIEITLIMLPIFAPIVQVMDLGDHVARGDMIYWFAILVSLNLQTSFLTPPFGFALFYLKGAAGSLLSMRDIYRGIIPFVLIQLVILGVAIAWPDLAMWLPNKVFN, encoded by the coding sequence ATGATCGAGCTGGTTTCCGCCGCGCTGCCCGGCGCGATGTTCCTGTCGCTGGTGGTGGCGCTGTTTTCGGGCGCCCCCGTCGCCATCATGCTGATGGGCATCTCGCTGGTCTTCGGCCTGCTTGCAGTCTGGACCGGCGACATGCGGCTGGTCCACGCGACGCTGCTGCCCAACCGGATCTTTTCCGGCACCATCGAGAACGCGGTGCTGGTGGCCGCGCCGATGTTCATCTTCATGGGCCTGATCATGGAGAAGACGCGCATCGCCGAGGACCTCTTGCTGACGCTGCAACGGCTGATGCGCGTGGTGCCCGGCGGTCTTGCGCTGGCGGTGGTGCTGATGGGCACGATCCTTGCCGCCGCGACCGGCATCATCGGCGCCTCTGTCGTCATGCTGACCGCGCTGGCGATCCCGACCATGGTCGAGCGCGGCTATGACCGGGGCCTTGCCGCCGGGACCGTGGCCAGCGCCGGGACGCTGGGCATCCTGATCCCGCCCTCGGTCATGCTGGTCTTCATGGGCGACCTGCTGTCGATTTCGCTGGGCCGCCTGTTCGTCGCGGCGCTGATGCCCGGCCTCCTGCTGTCGGGCGCCTATGTGATCTACATCGTCCTGCGCTCTTTCCTGCAACCCTCCATCGCGCCGCGCCAGCCCGCCTCGGATGAGGATCGCGCGGGGCTCTGGCTGGAATCGCTGAAATCGGTGCTTGCGCCGCTGGTGATGATCATCGCCGTGCTGGGCTCTATCCTCGGCGGCATCGCTACACCCACCGAGGCCTCGGGCGTGGGCGTTTGCGCCGCGCTGCTGCTGGGCGCGCTGCGTGGCCGCCTGAACCGCGCCACCCTGTCGGACAGCATGGACGGCTCTATCCGGTCGCTGGGGATGCTGTTCTTCATCTTCGTCGGCGCCACGGCCTTCAGCTACATCTTCCGCAAGGTCGGCGGAGAGCACTTCATCGTGGAAACCGCCAATGCGCTGCCCTTCGGCGACTGGGGCCTGCTGATGGCTATGATGGCGATGATCTTCGTCATGGGCTTCTTCTTCGACTGGATCGAGATCACGCTGATCATGCTGCCGATCTTCGCGCCCATCGTGCAGGTCATGGACCTTGGCGACCACGTGGCGCGGGGCGACATGATCTACTGGTTCGCGATCCTCGTCTCGCTGAACCTGCAGACCTCGTTCCTGACTCCACCCTTCGGCTTTGCGCTGTTCTATCTCAAGGGCGCGGCGGGGTCCTTGCTGTCGATGCGCGACATTTACCGGGGCATCATCCCCTTCGTACTGATCCAGCTGGTGATCCTTGGTGTGGCCATCGCATGGCCGGACCTGGCGATGTGGCTGCCGAACAAGGTGTTCAACTGA
- a CDS encoding TRAP transporter small permease subunit, translating to MTLLTWSERLALPCRAVAKLCGWLLLVLMAVILYDVIGRRFFSTGSFKLQELEWHLHGAIAVLCFGYAYVENAHVRIDLISQHMRRNTRLWIEILAIVAFLIPFMLLLTWYGYDFTLRSFQRGEGSPGGVGLPNRWIIKSAIPLGAVLTIFGGLSVLFRCLSALKNPDLEARI from the coding sequence ATGACATTGCTGACGTGGTCCGAACGGCTGGCGCTGCCCTGCCGGGCGGTGGCCAAGCTCTGCGGCTGGCTGCTGCTGGTGCTGATGGCCGTCATCCTCTACGACGTGATCGGGCGGCGGTTCTTCTCCACCGGCTCGTTCAAGCTGCAGGAACTGGAATGGCACCTGCACGGCGCCATCGCGGTTCTGTGTTTCGGCTATGCCTACGTCGAGAACGCCCACGTCCGCATCGACCTGATCAGCCAGCATATGCGCCGCAACACCCGGCTGTGGATCGAGATCCTGGCCATCGTGGCCTTCCTGATCCCCTTCATGCTGCTGCTGACATGGTACGGCTATGACTTCACCCTGCGCAGCTTCCAGCGCGGTGAGGGGTCGCCCGGCGGGGTCGGCCTGCCGAACCGCTGGATCATCAAGTCGGCCATTCCGCTTGGCGCCGTGCTGACCATCTTTGGCGGGCTGTCGGTGCTGTTCCGCTGCCTTTCCGCGCTGAAGAATCCCGATCTGGAGGCGCGGATATGA
- a CDS encoding TRAP transporter substrate-binding protein yields MKTLTSAVALSMALTGAAHAQDLVMQSIYPSSLPLLGSSGVTLTEQVSKLTGGELNIEFNEPGAIVGGNEMWDAISTGAVDAGWYSPGFAQGIIPSAAIFTAVPFGPDVREYTAWWYHGGGKELWAEITAPYNIHTELCTILVPEASGWFANEINKPEDLQGVKMRIFGLGANVMQKLGVEAQSMPVADTLTGLRLGTIDAAEVSFPLIDKSVSMNDYAGNYYFPGWHQQTSLITFIINQDVWDGLDEQKQFAIQTACAANVALTSAEGEAKQLEPLAQLEEAGVKVHQWNDDMMNAFRGAWEEVVAEQSEADADFKRAWESLSQFRQDFSKWADLAYIK; encoded by the coding sequence ATGAAGACCCTGACCTCTGCCGTGGCATTGTCCATGGCCCTGACCGGCGCGGCCCATGCGCAGGATCTGGTGATGCAGTCCATCTACCCGTCCTCGCTGCCGCTTCTGGGCAGCAGCGGCGTCACCCTGACCGAGCAGGTGTCCAAGCTGACCGGCGGCGAATTGAACATCGAGTTCAACGAACCGGGTGCCATCGTCGGCGGTAACGAGATGTGGGACGCGATCTCCACCGGCGCGGTCGACGCCGGCTGGTATTCTCCGGGCTTCGCTCAGGGCATCATCCCCTCCGCCGCGATCTTCACCGCCGTGCCCTTCGGCCCGGACGTGCGCGAATACACCGCTTGGTGGTATCACGGCGGCGGCAAGGAACTGTGGGCCGAGATCACCGCGCCCTACAACATTCACACCGAGCTTTGCACCATCCTCGTTCCCGAGGCCTCGGGCTGGTTCGCCAACGAGATCAACAAGCCCGAAGACCTTCAGGGCGTGAAGATGCGGATCTTCGGCCTTGGCGCCAACGTGATGCAGAAGCTGGGCGTCGAGGCGCAGTCGATGCCGGTGGCCGACACGCTGACCGGCCTGCGTCTGGGCACCATCGACGCCGCCGAGGTCAGCTTCCCGCTGATCGACAAGTCCGTGTCGATGAACGACTACGCCGGCAACTACTACTTCCCCGGCTGGCACCAGCAGACCTCGCTGATCACCTTCATCATCAACCAGGACGTCTGGGACGGTCTGGACGAGCAGAAGCAGTTTGCGATCCAGACCGCCTGCGCGGCCAATGTCGCGCTGACCTCTGCCGAGGGCGAGGCCAAGCAGCTTGAGCCGCTGGCCCAGCTAGAAGAGGCGGGCGTCAAGGTCCACCAGTGGAACGACGACATGATGAACGCCTTCCGTGGCGCATGGGAAGAAGTCGTGGCCGAGCAGTCCGAAGCCGACGCCGATTTCAAGCGCGCGTGGGAAAGCCTGTCGCAGTTCCGTCAGGACTTCTCGAAATGGGCGGACCTCGCCTACATCAAGTAA
- a CDS encoding IclR family transcriptional regulator, giving the protein MMDMHETPGKEAGGAQSVDRALALLSLVGQGGGAPVPMARLTEATSLSRPTVRRLMLALMRSGLIVQDHDSRAYALGPESYVLGVMARRRLDVLKVAMDSLVRLADESEENTYLSLRRGTYSVCAHREEGSYPIRTQALKTGDRHPLGVGAGAMAILAALPDCERAEVLEVIKPMLAEGYPGYTPEVVAQCIADAQARGWALNPGLYLSNSWAIGMAVRAPGFDDRPGEVLGAVSIAALDTRLKPDRQEALAALLRREVGRIEQRLTHQMTGTARPLGGKP; this is encoded by the coding sequence ATGATGGATATGCACGAGACCCCCGGCAAAGAGGCTGGCGGCGCGCAAAGCGTCGACCGCGCCCTTGCGCTGTTGTCTCTGGTGGGTCAGGGCGGCGGCGCCCCGGTGCCCATGGCGCGGCTGACAGAGGCCACGTCCCTCAGCCGCCCCACCGTGCGGCGCCTGATGCTGGCGCTGATGCGTTCGGGGCTGATCGTGCAGGACCACGACAGCCGCGCCTATGCGCTGGGGCCGGAAAGCTACGTGCTGGGCGTGATGGCGCGGCGGCGGCTGGACGTGCTGAAGGTCGCGATGGACAGCCTCGTGCGGCTGGCGGACGAGAGCGAGGAAAACACCTATCTCTCGCTGCGCCGGGGCACATACTCGGTCTGCGCCCACCGCGAGGAAGGCAGCTACCCGATCCGCACGCAGGCGCTGAAGACCGGCGACCGGCACCCGCTGGGCGTAGGCGCGGGCGCCATGGCGATCCTCGCCGCCCTGCCCGACTGTGAACGCGCCGAGGTGCTCGAGGTCATCAAACCCATGCTTGCCGAGGGCTACCCGGGCTACACGCCCGAGGTCGTGGCGCAGTGCATCGCGGACGCGCAGGCGCGCGGCTGGGCGCTGAACCCCGGGCTCTACCTGTCGAATTCATGGGCGATCGGCATGGCCGTGCGCGCGCCGGGCTTCGACGACCGCCCGGGCGAGGTGCTTGGCGCCGTCTCCATCGCCGCGCTCGACACGCGGCTGAAGCCCGACCGGCAAGAGGCGCTGGCCGCTCTGCTCCGGCGCGAGGTCGGGCGCATCGAACAAAGACTGACACATCAGATGACGGGCACGGCCCGCCCCTTGGGAGGAAAACCATGA
- a CDS encoding acetyl-CoA acetyltransferase, with protein sequence MTEQPQIVGWAHSKFGKAPEETLVALMQSVVPDALAHAGIGAQDVDGIFVGTYNNGFSKQAFEGALVGMAVPELAHVPAVHMENACATGSAALYGALDFIAAGRGKVALVVGAEKMTATPGAQIGDILMTAAWGEEESSDAGFAGVFGQIADGYFQRYGDNSMELAMIAAKNHANGMLNPYAHMQKPFTAEFCNTVSDKNPRVAGPLRRTDCSLVSDGAAVLVVAHPDVAKDLARGIAFKARAQSNDVLALSRRDPCEFAGPRRAWAQALESAGVTLDDLNMVETHDCFTIAELLEYEAMGLAERGQGGRVIREGITTRDGKLPVNPSGGLKSRGHPIGATGVSQHVMAAMQLDGSAGEMQLDDVQMAGVFNMGGAAVASYVSILERVK encoded by the coding sequence ATGACAGAGCAACCGCAGATCGTCGGCTGGGCGCATTCGAAATTCGGCAAGGCCCCCGAGGAGACACTCGTGGCGCTGATGCAATCGGTGGTGCCGGACGCGCTGGCCCATGCGGGGATCGGCGCGCAGGACGTGGACGGCATCTTCGTCGGCACCTACAACAACGGCTTTTCCAAGCAGGCCTTCGAGGGTGCGCTGGTCGGCATGGCCGTGCCGGAACTGGCGCATGTCCCCGCCGTCCACATGGAAAACGCCTGCGCTACCGGGTCGGCGGCGCTGTACGGCGCGCTCGACTTCATCGCCGCCGGGCGCGGCAAGGTGGCCCTCGTGGTGGGCGCCGAAAAGATGACCGCTACCCCCGGCGCGCAGATCGGCGACATCCTCATGACCGCCGCATGGGGCGAAGAGGAAAGCAGCGACGCGGGCTTTGCCGGTGTCTTCGGCCAGATCGCGGACGGCTATTTTCAGCGCTACGGCGACAACTCGATGGAACTGGCGATGATCGCCGCCAAGAACCACGCCAACGGGATGCTGAACCCCTACGCGCATATGCAGAAACCCTTCACTGCGGAATTCTGCAACACCGTCAGCGACAAGAATCCCCGCGTGGCGGGCCCGCTGCGGCGCACCGACTGCTCTCTGGTCTCGGACGGCGCGGCGGTTCTGGTGGTGGCGCATCCGGACGTGGCGAAGGACCTCGCGCGCGGCATCGCCTTCAAGGCCCGCGCGCAGTCCAACGACGTGCTGGCACTGTCGCGCCGCGACCCCTGCGAATTCGCCGGTCCCCGCCGTGCATGGGCGCAGGCGCTGGAATCGGCAGGCGTCACGCTCGACGACCTGAACATGGTCGAAACGCACGACTGCTTCACCATCGCCGAACTGCTGGAATACGAGGCCATGGGCCTCGCAGAGCGCGGTCAGGGCGGCCGCGTCATCCGCGAGGGCATTACCACCCGCGACGGCAAGCTGCCGGTGAACCCTTCGGGCGGGCTGAAATCGCGCGGCCACCCCATCGGCGCCACCGGCGTCAGCCAGCACGTCATGGCGGCCATGCAGCTCGACGGCTCCGCCGGTGAGATGCAGCTGGACGACGTGCAGATGGCGGGCGTCTTCAACATGGGCGGCGCGGCGGTGGCCTCTTACGTCTCGATCCTGGAGCGCGTGAAATGA
- a CDS encoding acyl-CoA synthetase: MNRDPRLPWSTRSHNLAHFLTRNAARLSDRPAIIWQDLTITWAELDRRVSALAAAFVQDYGLQPGDRVMVQSANNNQITEVMLACWRAGVVWVPSNFRQRPDEVAYLAQKADVSLMVCEAAFPDHASACVEAAPKLSEVICIGEGFGTPYDAVIGKHLGTHMPNAAVDRDAPCWLFFTSGSTGRPKAVVLTHGQLTFTALNHLHDLVPGTTPEDMSLVVAPLSHGAGMHQLMMIAGGVCSVLVPPGRFDVAAAWELVERHKVTNIFTVPTIVKMLTEHPSVDEYNHSSLRYVIYAGAPMYREDQKHALRKLGKVLVQYFGLGEVTGCITVLPPHDHHIEDGPEARVGSCGIERTGLHVSIQDDQGRECAPGETGEICVAGPAVAAGYYMDDAANEKSFRDGWFRTGDLGHMDAERYLYITGRSSDMYISGGSNVYPREIEEIMLTHPALSEVAILGAPHPRWGEVGLAVCTCEPGQSVTAEELAAMLEPKLAKYKLPHRYVFLDEMPKTGYGKITKKLVREELEARGLWPEPEAVS; encoded by the coding sequence ATGAACCGCGACCCGCGTCTTCCCTGGTCGACCCGCTCGCACAACCTCGCGCATTTCCTGACACGGAACGCCGCCCGTCTTAGCGACCGTCCGGCGATCATCTGGCAGGACCTGACGATCACATGGGCCGAACTCGACCGGCGTGTGTCGGCGCTGGCCGCGGCCTTCGTGCAGGACTACGGCCTGCAACCGGGCGACCGCGTGATGGTGCAAAGCGCCAACAACAACCAGATCACCGAGGTCATGCTGGCCTGCTGGCGCGCAGGCGTGGTCTGGGTGCCGTCGAACTTCCGCCAGCGCCCGGACGAGGTCGCCTATCTGGCGCAGAAGGCCGATGTCTCGCTGATGGTCTGCGAGGCGGCCTTCCCCGACCACGCAAGCGCCTGCGTCGAGGCCGCGCCCAAGCTGTCCGAGGTCATCTGCATCGGCGAAGGCTTCGGTACGCCCTATGATGCGGTCATCGGCAAGCACCTCGGCACCCATATGCCGAACGCCGCCGTGGACCGCGACGCGCCCTGCTGGCTGTTCTTCACCTCCGGCTCGACCGGGCGCCCCAAGGCGGTGGTGCTGACCCACGGGCAGCTCACCTTCACCGCGCTGAACCACCTGCACGACCTCGTCCCCGGCACCACGCCCGAGGACATGAGCCTCGTGGTCGCGCCGCTCAGTCACGGCGCCGGGATGCACCAGCTGATGATGATCGCGGGCGGCGTCTGTTCGGTGCTCGTGCCGCCGGGCCGCTTCGACGTCGCCGCCGCGTGGGAACTGGTCGAACGTCACAAGGTCACCAACATCTTCACCGTGCCGACCATCGTGAAGATGCTGACCGAACACCCCTCGGTCGACGAATACAACCACTCGTCTCTGCGCTACGTGATCTACGCGGGCGCGCCGATGTACCGCGAGGACCAGAAGCACGCGCTGCGCAAGCTGGGCAAGGTGCTGGTGCAGTACTTCGGACTTGGCGAGGTCACCGGCTGCATCACCGTGCTGCCGCCGCACGATCACCACATCGAGGACGGGCCAGAGGCGCGCGTCGGCTCCTGCGGGATCGAGCGTACCGGGTTGCATGTCTCGATTCAGGACGACCAAGGCCGCGAATGCGCGCCCGGAGAGACCGGGGAGATCTGCGTCGCCGGTCCAGCCGTCGCGGCGGGCTACTACATGGACGACGCCGCGAACGAGAAATCCTTCCGCGACGGCTGGTTCCGCACCGGCGACCTCGGGCACATGGATGCGGAACGGTATCTGTATATCACGGGGCGGTCGTCGGACATGTACATCTCGGGCGGCTCGAACGTCTACCCGCGCGAGATCGAAGAGATCATGCTCACCCATCCGGCGCTGTCAGAGGTCGCGATCCTCGGCGCGCCGCATCCGCGCTGGGGCGAGGTCGGGCTGGCGGTCTGCACCTGCGAGCCGGGCCAGAGCGTCACGGCAGAGGAACTGGCCGCGATGCTGGAACCCAAGCTGGCCAAGTACAAGCTGCCGCACCGCTACGTCTTCCTCGATGAGATGCCAAAGACAGGCTACGGCAAGATCACCAAGAAGCTGGTGCGCGAGGAACTCGAGGCGCGCGGCCTCTGGCCGGAACCGGAGGCGGTGTCATGA